The Neomonachus schauinslandi chromosome 4, ASM220157v2, whole genome shotgun sequence genome includes a region encoding these proteins:
- the DIRAS3 gene encoding GTP-binding protein Di-Ras3 translates to MGNNCFGFKKWLIQRLRPLPTLLIVPALMPQSKSKDYRVVVLGDAGVGKSARVQKWVRGHFRDAYLPTIEDTDCQVLSSKHRVGALRSTDSTGSHRYPGLQRLAIARGPAFILVYSGAKKQTLEELKPFYELIRKVKGNTLQKYPIVLVGNECQESHWESPVSDRATCACALEWHCAFLETSAKMDSSVQELFRTAPNHEKKPATCLRHPQKKSQIPKTAEKLLSKCIIM, encoded by the coding sequence ATGGGCAATAACTGCTTTGGCTTTAAGAAATGGCTGATTCAGCGGCTGCGTCCTCTGCCCACCCTGCTTATCGTCCCTGCCCTCATGCCCCAGAGCAAGAGCAAAGACTACCGCGTCGTGGTGCTTGGCGACGCTGGCGTGGGCAAGAGCGCGCGGGTGCAGAAGTGGGTGCGTGGCCACTTCCGCGATGCGTACCTGCCAACCATCGAAGATACCGACTGCCAGGTGCTGAGCTCCAAGCACCGTGTCGGGGCGCTGCGCAGCACCGACAGCACCGGCAGCCACCGCTACCCGGGTCTGCAGCGCCTCGCCATTGCCAGGGGCCCTGCTTTCATCCTGGTTTACTCAGGCGCCAAGAAGCAAACCCTGGAGGAGCTGAAGCCTTTCTATGAGCTGATCCGCAAAGTCAAAGGCAACACCTTGCAGAAGTACCCTATCGTGCTGGTGGGCAACGAATGCCAAGAAAGCCACTGGGAGTCGCCGGTAAGTGACCGCGCTACATGCGCCTGCGCGTTGGAGTGGCATTGCGCCTTCTTGGAGACCTCCGCTAAGATGGATAGCAGTGTGCAGGAGCTATTTCGCACCGCGCCGAACCACGAGAAGAAGCCTGCCACCTGCCTCCGCCATCCCCAGAAGAAATCCCAGATACCCAAGACCGCGGAGAAGCTGCTTAGCAAGTGCATCATCATGTGA